Proteins encoded in a region of the Vibrio sp. CB1-14 genome:
- a CDS encoding tetratricopeptide repeat protein — protein sequence MGSKIWTVLALLCSLIAGAAHAKTSFTSPILVEADKLVDIEPAKALEIANKYLTDRTFAEPNDDRLPKLKRDDTDQRIRTPLSSVNALQIVAKAQFNLGDSQAAMQSLLLAESMTEKYQLLFLALDVRILKARLHWLTTNEATKALATLEQVERDLESIRKGQNIANRTSYRIKILQAQIASNENDFELANSLFQAALSYIPNDKLSKWQIDFHTKFGKHYLHHRRYNEALSELLLAYWSAIELNSSDQLASINQQLAQLFMQRQVLDKALEHLSQAADFYGTYPESPILADVLKQMGDVYYLQGKYNLALVHYFNVIDQKKTDKNIEKVIDIRLSLASTYLQLYNYPLAEQYLARAEKLLSYSDLPELETKAALLDAGLGYFQQDNKQVIGQAKRALTLSQSLAMSESLEQASLEQQAYQLLALGYEQSGKFKQALSNIKKANSLRIYQQAQLNQISEEAFRKQRQFVEQGLHYEIQEQELAEALEKQNKFQKVALGLFCIASLLALMVLRLSYTNRRNKNEVEQLNENLFTHARSGLPNLRLLNANLPSSLQRTQRYFEQWQVGELINEPLSDRLRFVMIDVPFLRNMYLQNGYEAGLELERAFGEFIRSKIEAPARIYHFSDANLLYIEPSIKPRTAESLFEEIQSWINEFEQDRKINRIVRVGMANYPFLPRAYTAINDKELLDILLVATHMAREVSMRESQSHWVYLKAIDNAPAASLATDNVRQACRTAIKQGLIKVHSSSQNEDGFKKSLMSE from the coding sequence ATGGGCTCAAAAATTTGGACAGTATTGGCTCTGCTTTGCTCACTGATTGCAGGAGCAGCGCACGCTAAAACGTCCTTTACGTCTCCGATTTTAGTAGAGGCGGATAAGTTGGTAGATATTGAACCGGCAAAAGCACTGGAGATTGCCAACAAGTATCTGACCGATCGTACCTTTGCTGAGCCTAATGACGACCGACTACCGAAACTCAAGCGTGATGACACTGACCAGCGTATTCGCACACCGCTAAGCAGTGTCAATGCGCTGCAGATCGTTGCCAAGGCTCAGTTCAATCTAGGTGATAGCCAAGCTGCCATGCAGAGTTTGCTGCTTGCTGAGTCGATGACCGAAAAATACCAATTGCTGTTTTTGGCGCTGGATGTGCGTATCCTGAAAGCTAGGCTGCACTGGCTTACCACGAACGAAGCAACCAAAGCCTTGGCGACACTCGAGCAAGTTGAGCGCGACCTTGAGTCAATTCGCAAAGGACAAAACATTGCCAATCGAACCAGCTATCGCATCAAGATTTTGCAAGCACAGATCGCTTCTAACGAAAACGATTTTGAGCTAGCCAATAGCCTGTTCCAAGCGGCGCTGTCTTATATTCCGAATGACAAGCTATCAAAATGGCAAATCGACTTTCATACCAAGTTTGGTAAGCACTATTTACATCACCGTCGATACAACGAAGCCCTGTCTGAACTGCTACTCGCTTACTGGTCTGCCATTGAGCTTAACAGTAGCGACCAGCTAGCGAGCATCAACCAACAGCTTGCACAACTATTTATGCAACGCCAAGTACTCGACAAAGCGCTTGAGCACTTGTCACAGGCGGCTGACTTCTACGGTACCTACCCAGAATCCCCAATTCTTGCTGATGTGCTCAAGCAAATGGGGGATGTGTATTATTTGCAAGGTAAATACAACCTAGCGTTAGTGCACTACTTCAACGTGATTGATCAAAAGAAGACTGATAAGAACATCGAAAAAGTTATCGATATTCGCCTCAGTCTTGCTTCTACCTATTTACAGCTCTACAACTACCCATTGGCGGAGCAGTATTTGGCACGTGCTGAAAAACTACTTAGCTACTCAGATCTGCCAGAGCTAGAAACCAAAGCGGCGCTGCTTGATGCGGGACTTGGTTACTTCCAGCAAGATAACAAGCAAGTAATTGGGCAAGCGAAACGAGCATTGACACTCAGCCAATCACTCGCCATGAGCGAGTCTCTTGAACAAGCTTCACTCGAGCAGCAAGCGTATCAATTACTTGCACTCGGTTATGAGCAAAGTGGCAAGTTTAAACAAGCACTCAGCAACATTAAAAAAGCCAACTCACTGCGTATTTATCAACAAGCTCAGCTCAATCAAATCAGTGAAGAAGCATTCCGTAAGCAAAGACAGTTTGTCGAGCAAGGTCTGCATTACGAAATCCAAGAGCAAGAGCTTGCTGAAGCGCTAGAAAAACAAAACAAATTTCAAAAAGTGGCGCTTGGCCTATTCTGTATAGCCTCGCTGTTGGCACTGATGGTCCTGCGCCTAAGCTACACCAATAGGCGCAATAAGAATGAAGTTGAACAGCTGAATGAAAACCTGTTTACCCACGCGCGTTCAGGTCTGCCGAATCTGCGTCTTCTCAATGCTAACTTGCCAAGCTCTCTGCAACGTACTCAGCGCTACTTTGAGCAGTGGCAAGTCGGCGAGCTTATCAATGAGCCGCTCAGTGACCGCTTACGCTTTGTGATGATTGATGTGCCGTTTCTTCGCAATATGTATCTGCAAAACGGTTACGAAGCAGGCTTAGAGTTGGAACGCGCATTTGGTGAGTTTATTCGCAGTAAAATTGAAGCGCCAGCTCGTATCTATCACTTTTCTGATGCTAACTTGCTGTATATCGAGCCAAGTATCAAGCCACGCACGGCGGAAAGCCTATTTGAAGAGATTCAAAGTTGGATCAATGAGTTTGAGCAAGATCGTAAGATCAATCGCATCGTACGAGTCGGCATGGCCAACTACCCATTCCTGCCTCGCGCATACACCGCCATCAACGACAAAGAGCTGCTCGATATCTTATTAGTCGCCACACACATGGCGCGCGAAGTCAGCATGCGTGAAAGCCAAAGTCATTGGGTTTACCTCAAGGCGATTGATAATGCGCCAGCAGCAAGCCTTGCCACCGACAATGTCAGACAAGCCTGTCGCACAGCGATAAAACAGGGGTTAATAAAAGTTCACTCTTCTTCTCAGAATGAGGACGGGTTCAAAAAATCGTTGATGAGTGAGTAA
- a CDS encoding GGDEF domain-containing protein, translating to MSSQDSETLEHLHQLKVQVEQLRVAHRDASLKSRREQAILKRFISTLSNSHIGAHSRIDDKLIELRQELEHNKDISTLVPKFAILERLIGQRSVSMEKQQLSLEEQTRRSGETLQRIGGLPAQIKRDLRNVLAFNDKSSLKLTDNAVKLLAIYERATKIITSNSALLPKESEPTENSGLLQNLNEELQNLITELDFDGEPGEQLFEIRYKLLTDASSNQLLEHTLQVLRLVIDATKYERRTSQQFLEQVNGSLSSSLKNNSQNLDQSQIYFEQRQNMSKELHNLVSSGKRGIASVQDLEEAKRAMTPLFAQLASLTERLQHAEVREAALIEQMAHNKNQLEALYDNTQDYRRRLEDQSQRMLLDPLTKVYNRTALLDKLEIEYRRWLKNQHPLWVVVFDIDKFKSINHNFGYSAGDKALKIIAKTIANSVDKTDTVARFSGEEFILIMPEQNEATSLAKVREIQKKVSNLPFKFRDQLLTITLTATSALFSQNDIPEDVLERLHKTLSHTQKLGPNQLAWNP from the coding sequence ATGAGCTCACAGGATAGCGAGACATTAGAGCATCTCCACCAGCTTAAAGTGCAGGTGGAGCAATTACGTGTAGCTCACCGCGATGCTTCGCTTAAGTCGCGTCGTGAACAAGCCATCCTCAAACGTTTCATTTCGACACTCAGCAATAGTCATATTGGTGCCCACTCGCGCATTGACGATAAACTGATTGAACTCCGCCAAGAATTAGAGCATAACAAGGACATTAGTACTCTGGTGCCCAAGTTTGCCATCTTGGAGCGTCTCATCGGCCAAAGGTCCGTTTCGATGGAAAAACAACAGCTATCATTGGAAGAGCAAACAAGGCGCAGTGGCGAAACACTGCAGCGCATTGGTGGCTTGCCTGCTCAAATCAAACGCGACCTGAGGAACGTATTGGCTTTCAACGATAAAAGTTCGTTGAAGCTTACTGACAATGCCGTCAAGCTGCTGGCCATTTATGAGCGCGCGACCAAGATAATCACTTCCAACTCTGCATTATTACCAAAAGAATCGGAGCCAACCGAGAATAGTGGTTTACTACAGAATCTCAATGAAGAGCTGCAAAACCTCATTACTGAACTTGATTTCGATGGTGAACCGGGTGAACAGTTATTCGAGATCCGTTATAAACTACTAACGGACGCTTCATCGAATCAATTACTCGAGCATACCTTGCAGGTGTTAAGACTGGTCATTGACGCCACTAAATATGAACGCCGCACCTCGCAGCAGTTCCTAGAACAAGTCAACGGCTCACTTTCTTCGTCACTGAAGAACAACTCGCAAAACCTCGATCAAAGCCAGATCTACTTCGAGCAGCGCCAAAATATGAGCAAGGAGCTGCACAACCTGGTCTCTAGCGGTAAACGTGGCATTGCCTCAGTGCAAGACTTAGAGGAAGCCAAGCGTGCGATGACGCCATTGTTTGCTCAGCTTGCGTCATTAACGGAGCGTCTGCAACATGCCGAAGTAAGAGAAGCTGCGCTGATTGAGCAGATGGCACACAACAAGAACCAGCTTGAAGCACTTTACGATAACACACAAGACTATCGTCGCCGTTTAGAAGACCAGTCTCAACGTATGCTGCTCGACCCACTGACCAAGGTTTATAATCGCACAGCTCTTTTAGATAAGCTTGAAATTGAATACCGCCGCTGGCTGAAGAATCAGCACCCACTCTGGGTTGTGGTATTTGATATCGATAAGTTTAAGAGCATCAACCACAACTTTGGTTACAGTGCCGGTGATAAAGCACTAAAGATCATCGCCAAAACCATCGCCAACTCGGTCGACAAAACCGATACCGTCGCACGCTTCTCTGGTGAAGAGTTTATTTTGATCATGCCCGAGCAGAACGAAGCAACAAGTTTGGCAAAAGTACGTGAGATCCAGAAAAAAGTCAGTAATTTGCCGTTTAAGTTCCGCGACCAACTGCTCACGATTACCTTAACAGCAACCAGTGCGCTGTTTAGCCAAAATGACATTCCTGAAGATGTGTTAGAGCGCCTACACAAAACCTTGTCCCACACACAAAAGCTTGGCCCGAACCAGCTCGCGTGGAACCCATAA
- the ppnN gene encoding nucleotide 5'-monophosphate nucleosidase PpnN gives MITHISPAGSMDLLSQLEVERLKKTASSDLYQLYRNCTLAVLNSGSHTDNSKELLDKHQSFDVNVMRRERGIKLELTNPPEHAFVDGQIIKGIQEHLFSVLRDIVYVNMHLADNQRLNLTNSTHITNLVFGILRNAGTLIPGIDPNLIVCWGGHSINPTEYQYTREVGNELGLRELNICTGCGPGAMEGPMKGAAIGHAKQRYTHQRYLGLTEPSIIAAEPPNPIVNELVIMPDIEKRLEAFVRIAHGIVIFPGGPGTAEELLYILGIMMHPNNTEQPMPIVLTGPKESEAYFRSIDEFVRSTLGEEATKYYEIIIADPEKAAKIMKQAMPAVKEHRKKNGDAYSYNWSLHIEPEFQLPFDPTHENMAGLDLHLNQRPENLAAALRQAFSGIVAGNVKAEGIREIERHGPFMIDGDKALMKKMDKLLSDFVTQQRMKLPGSEYIPCYRIANGE, from the coding sequence ATGATCACTCACATTAGTCCCGCGGGTAGCATGGATCTTTTGTCTCAACTCGAAGTTGAGCGCCTTAAAAAGACCGCGTCTAGTGACCTATATCAGCTGTATCGCAACTGTACGTTAGCGGTACTTAACTCTGGCAGCCACACCGATAACTCAAAAGAGCTACTGGATAAACACCAATCCTTTGATGTCAACGTCATGCGTCGTGAGCGCGGCATCAAGCTCGAACTCACCAACCCACCAGAGCATGCGTTTGTCGACGGTCAAATCATCAAAGGTATTCAAGAGCACTTGTTTTCGGTGTTGCGTGATATCGTCTACGTCAACATGCACCTTGCAGACAATCAGCGCCTAAATCTGACCAACTCGACCCATATTACCAATCTGGTGTTTGGTATCCTGCGTAATGCAGGCACTTTGATTCCCGGTATCGACCCAAATTTGATTGTCTGCTGGGGCGGTCACTCCATCAACCCCACTGAGTATCAGTACACCCGTGAAGTAGGTAACGAGCTTGGTCTTCGTGAGCTGAACATCTGTACCGGTTGTGGTCCTGGCGCGATGGAAGGCCCGATGAAAGGCGCAGCGATTGGCCACGCCAAGCAGCGTTATACCCACCAGCGCTATCTAGGCCTGACTGAACCGTCCATCATTGCTGCTGAGCCGCCAAACCCTATCGTTAATGAACTGGTCATCATGCCAGACATTGAAAAGCGTCTTGAGGCGTTTGTGCGTATCGCTCACGGTATTGTCATTTTCCCTGGTGGCCCGGGTACAGCCGAAGAGCTACTCTACATACTGGGCATCATGATGCACCCGAATAATACTGAGCAGCCGATGCCAATCGTGTTAACGGGTCCAAAAGAGAGTGAAGCGTATTTCCGCTCTATTGATGAGTTTGTGCGCTCGACACTCGGTGAGGAAGCCACCAAATACTACGAGATCATCATTGCTGACCCAGAAAAAGCCGCCAAGATCATGAAGCAGGCCATGCCAGCAGTAAAAGAACACCGCAAGAAAAATGGCGACGCCTACAGTTACAACTGGTCACTGCATATCGAGCCGGAGTTCCAACTGCCATTCGATCCAACCCACGAGAACATGGCTGGACTCGATCTTCATCTGAATCAGCGCCCAGAAAACTTGGCGGCAGCACTGCGTCAAGCCTTCTCAGGCATCGTCGCTGGTAATGTGAAAGCAGAGGGTATCCGAGAAATTGAGCGCCATGGACCATTTATGATTGATGGAGACAAAGCCTTGATGAAGAAAATGGACAAACTGCTCAGCGATTTTGTGACTCAACAGCGCATGAAACTACCGGGTTCTGAGTACATTCCGTGTTATCGCATCGCGAATGGCGAATAA
- the xni gene encoding flap endonuclease Xni has translation MSIHLVIIDALNLIRRVHAVQPDPTDIERTIQTTSRTLRRIVDEAQPTHIIAVFDHHEQDRGWRGDILPEYKQNRKPMPEPLYNGLDKIQDAWWQLGIDSLLSEGDEADDLVATLAVKVASHGEKVTIISTDKGYCQLLSPTLQIRDYFQHRWLDAPFIEQEFGVKPEQLSDYWGLTGVSSSQVPGVAGVGPKAAKEILTTYNDIESAYASDELAAKYRKKLDEHIEMARKSKQVSALKTDIELGFNLQDIRFEGLGTNT, from the coding sequence ATGTCAATTCATCTTGTTATCATCGATGCTCTAAACCTGATCCGCCGAGTCCATGCGGTGCAACCCGATCCCACTGACATAGAAAGAACCATACAGACTACCTCTCGTACACTACGCCGCATCGTTGATGAAGCGCAACCGACGCATATTATTGCGGTATTCGATCACCACGAACAAGACAGAGGCTGGCGCGGGGACATCCTGCCTGAATACAAGCAGAACAGAAAGCCAATGCCAGAGCCGCTCTACAATGGTCTAGATAAAATCCAAGATGCGTGGTGGCAGCTCGGTATTGATTCACTGCTCTCCGAAGGCGATGAAGCGGATGACTTGGTAGCAACACTTGCCGTTAAAGTTGCCAGTCATGGTGAGAAAGTCACGATTATCTCGACCGACAAAGGTTATTGCCAACTGCTCTCCCCGACTCTACAGATACGAGATTACTTCCAACATCGCTGGCTGGATGCGCCTTTCATTGAGCAAGAATTTGGCGTAAAACCAGAACAGCTTTCCGATTACTGGGGACTAACAGGCGTGAGTTCGTCACAGGTACCAGGCGTTGCTGGAGTTGGCCCAAAGGCAGCAAAAGAGATTTTGACCACGTACAACGACATTGAGTCGGCGTATGCCTCTGATGAGCTTGCAGCTAAATATCGTAAGAAGCTCGATGAGCACATCGAGATGGCGAGAAAATCAAAGCAAGTATCGGCACTCAAAACAGATATTGAGCTCGGTTTTAATCTGCAGGATATTCGATTTGAAGGCCTAGGCACGAATACCTAG
- the rlmM gene encoding 23S rRNA (cytidine(2498)-2'-O)-methyltransferase RlmM, translating to MKQVMLYCRSGFEKECAGEIQDKATALEVFGFPRVKNNSGYVIFECYQDGDADRLIRDIDFQSLIFARQMFAIASELEALPSDDRISPLLAALDEVEGFPRCGDIRIETPDTNEAKELLKFCRKFTVPVRQAMRGKGYLFNKEHAKKPVLHICFIAPGHCYVGYSHPNNNSAFFMGIPRLKFPADAPSRSTLKLEEAFHVFIPKEEWDERLASGMWGVDLGACPGGWTYQLVRRSMFVHAIDNGMMADSLMETGQVKHHQEDGFKFEPPRKNVTWLVCDMIEKPSRVAQLMGEWLIRGWAKETIFNLKLPMKGRYDEVLQDIENLKIFLIENKVKFKLQAKHLYHDREEITVHIQVLSNISPY from the coding sequence GTGAAACAGGTAATGCTTTATTGCCGCTCTGGGTTCGAGAAAGAGTGTGCAGGCGAAATTCAAGACAAAGCGACAGCCCTAGAGGTATTCGGCTTCCCGCGAGTCAAAAACAACTCAGGCTACGTGATTTTTGAGTGTTACCAAGACGGTGATGCGGACAGGCTTATCCGCGATATTGATTTCCAATCGCTTATCTTCGCTCGTCAAATGTTTGCGATTGCTAGCGAGCTTGAAGCTCTGCCATCCGATGATCGCATTTCTCCGCTACTTGCTGCGCTCGATGAAGTGGAAGGCTTCCCTCGTTGTGGCGATATCCGTATTGAGACTCCAGACACCAACGAAGCGAAAGAGCTGCTCAAGTTCTGCCGTAAGTTTACCGTGCCAGTGCGTCAAGCGATGCGTGGCAAGGGTTACTTGTTTAATAAAGAGCATGCTAAAAAGCCGGTATTACACATCTGCTTTATCGCACCGGGTCATTGTTATGTGGGTTACTCTCACCCGAACAACAACTCTGCGTTCTTTATGGGCATTCCACGTCTTAAGTTCCCGGCAGATGCGCCAAGCCGCTCAACGTTAAAGCTAGAAGAAGCATTTCACGTGTTCATTCCCAAAGAAGAGTGGGATGAGCGCTTAGCATCAGGCATGTGGGGTGTTGACCTTGGTGCGTGTCCTGGTGGGTGGACGTATCAGTTGGTTCGCCGCTCTATGTTCGTCCATGCGATTGATAATGGCATGATGGCAGATAGCCTAATGGAAACTGGTCAAGTTAAGCACCATCAAGAAGATGGCTTTAAGTTTGAGCCACCGCGCAAGAACGTCACTTGGTTGGTGTGTGACATGATCGAGAAGCCGTCTCGCGTTGCACAGTTAATGGGTGAGTGGTTGATTCGTGGCTGGGCGAAAGAGACGATCTTCAACCTTAAACTGCCAATGAAAGGTCGTTATGATGAGGTTCTACAAGACATTGAGAACCTAAAGATCTTCCTGATTGAGAACAAGGTGAAGTTCAAGCTGCAAGCGAAGCACTTGTACCATGACCGTGAGGAAATCACGGTGCATATTCAAGTGCTATCCAATATCTCACCATACTAA
- a CDS encoding DUF423 domain-containing protein encodes MRSRTLIIIAALSGLLSVGLGAFAAHGLKSFLSPYLLGVFETGVTYQFIHTLALLLCALFALHSRAEKAQKAFHRAAICFIIGILFFSGSLYALALTGVKWFGPITPLGGVMFMIGWGFLAYAGYQMTDETNKDGVNQ; translated from the coding sequence GTGCGTAGTCGTACACTCATTATTATTGCTGCGTTGTCGGGACTTCTTAGTGTCGGGCTAGGGGCATTTGCGGCTCATGGCCTTAAAAGCTTTCTGTCGCCTTATCTTCTGGGCGTTTTCGAAACGGGTGTGACCTATCAGTTTATCCATACCCTAGCACTGTTGTTATGTGCGCTTTTTGCATTACATAGCCGGGCAGAGAAAGCGCAAAAGGCATTTCATCGCGCCGCGATTTGCTTTATCATCGGCATCCTTTTCTTTAGCGGTAGTCTATACGCCCTAGCGCTAACAGGAGTGAAGTGGTTTGGTCCCATTACTCCACTGGGCGGGGTGATGTTTATGATAGGTTGGGGGTTCCTCGCTTATGCTGGATATCAGATGACTGACGAAACAAACAAAGATGGAGTCAATCAGTGA
- a CDS encoding alpha/beta family hydrolase produces MTKLIIDGPERGPLFLFAHGAGAGMEHDFMQDMAARLSTKGIRVVRFNFPYMVKRAEDGKKRPPDRAPKLLEAMTEVIEHVANGAPIVIGGKSMGGRMASLLSEHELVKSIACLGFPFHPPGKPENFKGDHLATMTKPCLILQGERDTFGKQEEFADFILSDKVEVSFVPDGDHSFKPRKSSGFTEAQNRQMAADRLALFIKGINDMEEASA; encoded by the coding sequence ATGACTAAGCTTATTATTGATGGACCAGAGCGCGGTCCGCTGTTTTTATTTGCTCATGGTGCTGGCGCGGGTATGGAGCATGACTTTATGCAAGATATGGCTGCTCGTTTATCTACAAAGGGTATCCGCGTTGTCAGGTTCAACTTCCCTTACATGGTGAAACGTGCAGAAGACGGCAAAAAGCGACCGCCAGATCGCGCGCCAAAGCTACTTGAGGCGATGACAGAGGTAATAGAGCACGTTGCTAACGGCGCGCCTATTGTCATTGGTGGCAAGTCGATGGGCGGACGAATGGCGTCACTGCTCTCTGAGCACGAACTAGTGAAATCAATTGCCTGTTTAGGCTTTCCTTTTCACCCGCCGGGTAAGCCAGAAAACTTCAAAGGCGACCACTTGGCGACGATGACAAAGCCATGTCTTATCTTACAAGGTGAGCGTGACACCTTTGGTAAGCAAGAAGAATTTGCAGACTTTATTCTTTCAGATAAGGTCGAAGTGAGCTTTGTACCCGATGGCGACCACAGCTTTAAACCAAGAAAATCGTCGGGTTTCACCGAAGCGCAAAACCGCCAAATGGCCGCCGATCGTTTAGCGCTGTTTATTAAAGGCATCAATGATATGGAAGAAGCCAGTGCGTAG
- a CDS encoding transcriptional regulator GcvA: MSRRLPPLNSLKVFEAAARHLSFTRAAEELFVTQAAVSHQIKALEEFLGLKLFRRRNRSLLLTEEGQSYFLDIKDIFTSLAEATDKVLERSEKGALTISLPPSFAIQWLVPRLADFNEQEPDIDVRIKAVDMDEGSLTDDVDVAIYYGRGNWPGLRADKLYQEFLVPLCAPALLLGSKPLNTLEDLSKHTLLHDTSRKDWKQFTKQNNLEGVNVNHGPIFSHSTMVLQAAAHGQGIALGNNVLAQPELDAGRLIAPFDEVLVSKNAFYVVCHDKQADMGRIATFRDWMLAKAQSEQEVLLDD; this comes from the coding sequence ATGTCGAGACGTTTGCCTCCCCTCAATTCGCTCAAAGTTTTTGAGGCCGCCGCGCGCCATTTGAGTTTTACTCGAGCGGCGGAAGAGCTGTTTGTTACTCAAGCGGCAGTCAGTCATCAAATCAAAGCGCTTGAAGAATTTTTAGGTCTAAAGCTGTTTCGCCGTCGAAATCGCTCGTTGCTACTTACCGAAGAAGGCCAAAGCTACTTTCTTGATATCAAAGATATTTTCACATCTTTGGCCGAAGCGACCGATAAGGTGCTAGAGCGCAGTGAGAAGGGCGCTCTGACCATCAGCTTACCACCTAGCTTTGCCATTCAGTGGCTTGTGCCTCGCCTCGCTGACTTTAATGAGCAAGAGCCTGATATCGATGTGCGTATTAAAGCGGTGGATATGGATGAAGGGTCGTTAACCGACGACGTTGACGTTGCGATTTACTACGGTCGCGGCAACTGGCCGGGACTGCGTGCTGACAAACTGTATCAAGAGTTTTTGGTTCCCTTGTGTGCCCCCGCTCTTTTGCTCGGCTCTAAACCACTCAATACGCTTGAAGATCTCTCTAAGCACACATTGCTGCATGATACCTCGCGTAAAGACTGGAAGCAGTTTACTAAACAAAATAACCTTGAAGGCGTGAACGTCAATCATGGTCCGATCTTCAGTCACTCCACTATGGTTCTGCAAGCCGCAGCACACGGCCAAGGCATTGCATTAGGAAATAATGTTCTCGCTCAGCCAGAGCTGGATGCTGGTCGACTTATTGCGCCATTTGATGAAGTATTGGTCAGTAAAAATGCGTTCTATGTAGTGTGCCATGATAAACAGGCCGACATGGGACGAATCGCTACATTCAGAGATTGGATGCTAGCTAAAGCACAAAGTGAGCAAGAGGTATTATTAGATGACTAA
- the pgm gene encoding phosphoglucomutase (alpha-D-glucose-1,6-bisphosphate-dependent), translating into MAIHPRAGQKALQQDLHNIPALVSNYFLIQPEADNTAQSVQFGTSGHRGSADKATFNENHILAIAQAVAEVRAEKGTTGSLFVGKDTHALSEPAFATVVEVLVANGVHVIAQVDNGYTPTPGISHAILTHNLMSDKKADGIVITPSHNPPQDGGIKYNPTHGGPAEAELTQAIEDRANEIISNEMKDVKRLPIAVAKADDLFEERDLVKPYIDDLVNVIDMEAIQKAGLKIGVDPLGGSGIDYWRQIGAAYDLDLTLVSEAVDPSFQFMSLDKDGVVRMDCSSPYAMAGLLALKDDYDLAFGNDPDYDRHGIVTPKGLMNPNHYLAVCIDYLYRHRSEWRDDVAVGKTLVSSALIDRVVADLGRTLCEVPVGFKWFVDGLYNGEFGFGGEESAGASFLRKDGTPWSTDKDGIILCLLAAEITAVTGKNPQQYYEELAAKHGESKYNRIQAVANTEQKNVLKKLSPEMVSAETLAGDAITARLTHAPGNGAAIGGLKVTTANGWFAARPSGTEDIYKIYCESFKGDEHLKQIEAEAQEIVNQVFADAGL; encoded by the coding sequence ATGGCTATACACCCACGCGCGGGCCAGAAGGCTTTGCAACAAGACCTTCATAACATTCCAGCGCTAGTATCCAATTATTTCCTAATTCAACCAGAAGCGGATAACACGGCACAAAGTGTTCAGTTTGGCACCTCTGGTCACCGCGGCAGCGCGGACAAAGCGACGTTTAACGAAAACCACATTCTTGCTATTGCACAAGCGGTAGCAGAAGTGCGCGCAGAGAAAGGCACGACAGGCTCACTGTTTGTGGGTAAAGATACCCACGCCTTGTCTGAGCCAGCGTTCGCGACTGTGGTTGAAGTATTGGTTGCGAATGGTGTTCATGTTATTGCGCAAGTAGATAACGGCTACACGCCAACACCAGGTATCTCACATGCGATTTTAACGCACAATCTAATGAGCGATAAAAAAGCCGATGGCATTGTGATCACACCTTCGCACAATCCACCGCAAGATGGTGGTATCAAATACAACCCAACTCACGGTGGTCCTGCTGAAGCAGAGCTCACTCAAGCGATTGAAGATCGTGCTAACGAAATCATCAGCAACGAGATGAAAGATGTGAAGCGTCTACCTATCGCGGTTGCTAAAGCGGATGATTTGTTTGAAGAGCGTGACTTGGTGAAGCCTTATATTGATGACCTAGTCAACGTTATCGATATGGAAGCGATTCAAAAAGCAGGCCTTAAGATTGGTGTTGATCCATTGGGCGGTTCAGGCATCGACTACTGGCGTCAAATTGGTGCAGCGTACGACCTAGATCTAACCTTGGTAAGTGAAGCCGTTGATCCATCGTTCCAATTCATGTCGCTTGATAAAGATGGTGTGGTTCGTATGGACTGCTCATCGCCATATGCAATGGCAGGCCTTCTAGCGCTTAAAGATGATTATGATTTGGCATTTGGTAATGACCCAGATTATGACCGTCATGGTATCGTCACACCAAAAGGTCTAATGAATCCGAATCACTACCTAGCAGTATGTATCGATTACCTATACCGTCATCGCAGCGAATGGCGTGATGATGTTGCTGTGGGCAAGACGCTGGTATCAAGTGCACTGATTGACCGTGTTGTTGCTGACCTTGGCCGTACACTGTGCGAAGTGCCAGTTGGCTTCAAGTGGTTTGTTGATGGCCTTTATAACGGTGAGTTTGGCTTTGGTGGTGAAGAGAGTGCTGGTGCGTCTTTCCTTCGTAAAGATGGTACGCCTTGGTCAACAGACAAAGATGGCATCATTCTTTGCCTGTTAGCAGCAGAAATTACCGCGGTAACGGGTAAGAACCCACAGCAGTACTATGAAGAGCTAGCGGCTAAACACGGCGAGTCTAAGTACAATCGTATTCAAGCTGTGGCAAATACAGAGCAGAAGAACGTACTTAAGAAGTTGTCACCAGAAATGGTATCGGCGGAAACACTGGCTGGCGATGCGATTACCGCTCGTCTAACTCACGCTCCTGGTAACGGTGCAGCCATCGGCGGTCTTAAAGTGACGACGGCAAATGGTTGGTTTGCTGCGCGTCCTTCAGGCACAGAAGATATCTACAAAATCTACTGCGAAAGCTTTAAGGGTGATGAGCACCTAAAACAGATCGAAGCTGAAGCACAAGAGATTGTGAATCAAGTCTTTGCTGATGCAGGTCTGTAA